The sequence below is a genomic window from Pseudoalteromonas tetraodonis.
GCTCTTGGCAACGCGCTGAGCATAACCGTTACTTAAGCTACACCGAGCTTGCAGATAAGCTTGTAGGCTACGTGATTGAAATGGGGTTCACGCATTTACAACTTATGCCGATCAGTGAATACCCGTTTGATGGCTCTTGGGGTTATCAGCCAGTAGGGCTGTTTGCACCTACGAGCCGCTTTGGTGATTACAACAGCTTTAAATACTTAGTTGAGCAATGTCATAAAGCTAACATAGGCATATTACTTGATTGGGTTCCTGGGCACTTTCCAAGCGACCCACATGGCTTACATTGCTTTGATGGCACCCATTTATACGAACACGCTGATATGCGCCAAGGGTTTCATCCTGATTGGAACACCTATATTTATAATTATGACCGCCCTGAAGTAAAAAGCTTTTTAATTTCTAATGCGATGTATTGGCTTAGCCAATTTGGCATAGACGGACTGCGTGTAGATGCGGTGGCGTCAATGCTTTACCTTGATTACAGTCGTAAAGAAGGACAGTGGGTAGCTAATTGTTATGGCGGTCGAGAAAACTTAGGGGCAATAGAGTGCCTAAAACAAGTGAACTTACGCAGTTATAAAAATAACCCCGGCATTATGATGGTTGCCGAGGAGTCAACGGCTTGGCCTGGGGTCACGCAAAGTGTTGAACACAATGGCTTAGGTTTTGGTTATAAATGGAATATGGGCTGGATGAATGACAGCTTAGATTATATGCAGCAAGATCCGTTATTTAGAAAATATCACCATCATAAAATGACATTTTCTATGGTGTATGCATTTAGTGAAAATTATATTTTACCGCTCAGTCATGATGAAGTGGTGCATGGCAAGGGATCACTACTAAACAAAATGCCCGGTGACGATTGGCAGCAGTTTGCAAACTTACGTGCTTATTATGCGTTTATGTGGGCACATCCAGGCAAAAAATTACTGTTTATGGGCGCCGAAATAGCACAGCGCAAAGAGTGGGATCATGACCATTCACTAGACTGGCACTTGCTTGAGCATCAAAGCCATCAAGGGATTCAGCATACGGTTAAACGTCTTAATCAAGTGTATCAAGCGCATCCATCTTTATATGAGCTTGATAGCTGTGCAACGGGCTTTTCATGGATAGATAATAATAACAGCCAGCAGAGTATGTTTAGCTTTATTCGTTATGCTAAAAATGCTGACCACTTTATGGTTATTGTCGCTAACTTTACACCAACGGCTTATCAACACTATACCTTAGGTGTGCCAGCGAAGGGCACATATAAAGTGGTATTAAATACCGATGAAGTTTGCTTTTTTGGCTCAGGTTATCGTGTCACAGAGGATAAAAACCAGCTTATCCATTCAGTCGTTCAGCCAAGTCATGGGTTTGATCACAGTATTACAGTTAATATTGGTGGCTTAACCACACTTTACTTAGAAAAGGTGAATGATGAGTAATTGCTTTGAGGTTACTCAGGGTGCGCCTTTGCCACTGGGTTCGAGTGTACAAAACCAAGGCGTTAACTTTGCCTTGTATGCCCCTAA
It includes:
- the glgB gene encoding 1,4-alpha-glucan branching protein GlgB; its protein translation is MGSTKNRVSTQLVDYDAQVNALTAGRFKDPFSFLGAHNTQSGTEIRVYLPAALRVELLIDGQVISALRYKHSDLFIAELSSMPSSVYQCQVSYENSDVRFYDEYSFSSTLDEQAMYLFNEGSLEHAYTHLGAQFTTQQGVDGVRFCVWAPNAASVSVIGEFNFWQANRHFMRFHPASGVWELFIPGLSADMCYKFAITTLSGEVLDKADPFAFKMQQAPGTASILQYKPAPILLSEQAIINRQKRNHIDAAISIYEVHLGSWQRAEHNRYLSYTELADKLVGYVIEMGFTHLQLMPISEYPFDGSWGYQPVGLFAPTSRFGDYNSFKYLVEQCHKANIGILLDWVPGHFPSDPHGLHCFDGTHLYEHADMRQGFHPDWNTYIYNYDRPEVKSFLISNAMYWLSQFGIDGLRVDAVASMLYLDYSRKEGQWVANCYGGRENLGAIECLKQVNLRSYKNNPGIMMVAEESTAWPGVTQSVEHNGLGFGYKWNMGWMNDSLDYMQQDPLFRKYHHHKMTFSMVYAFSENYILPLSHDEVVHGKGSLLNKMPGDDWQQFANLRAYYAFMWAHPGKKLLFMGAEIAQRKEWDHDHSLDWHLLEHQSHQGIQHTVKRLNQVYQAHPSLYELDSCATGFSWIDNNNSQQSMFSFIRYAKNADHFMVIVANFTPTAYQHYTLGVPAKGTYKVVLNTDEVCFFGSGYRVTEDKNQLIHSVVQPSHGFDHSITVNIGGLTTLYLEKVNDE